In Capillimicrobium parvum, a genomic segment contains:
- a CDS encoding class I SAM-dependent methyltransferase — protein MTATLEIQELKAAHRGTWASGDYAGVAERFVSDVAQTVVARAAIETGTEVLDVATGSGNAAIPAALAGARVTGLDLVPELLNVARDRADETGVKVGWVEGDAEALPFADERFDTVLSVLGVQFAPRHHVTARELVRVVRPGGTMVLACWTPGGFIGRVFKTMSPYLPKPPAGAMSPPLYGDADHVRELFEDAGVELAFETHLAIFWGESPAGFVEYMARPLRAHPEGAGAAHPGGALGRAAGGPDRPV, from the coding sequence ATGACCGCGACCCTCGAGATCCAGGAATTGAAGGCCGCTCACCGGGGGACCTGGGCGTCGGGTGACTACGCCGGGGTGGCGGAGAGGTTCGTCAGCGACGTCGCTCAGACGGTCGTCGCAAGGGCGGCCATTGAGACCGGGACCGAGGTGCTCGATGTCGCCACCGGGTCCGGGAACGCGGCGATCCCGGCCGCTCTGGCGGGCGCCCGTGTCACCGGGCTCGACCTCGTGCCCGAGCTGCTGAACGTGGCCCGCGACCGGGCCGACGAGACCGGCGTGAAGGTCGGTTGGGTGGAGGGCGACGCTGAGGCGCTGCCGTTCGCGGACGAACGCTTCGACACCGTGCTCTCCGTGCTCGGCGTGCAGTTCGCGCCCCGGCATCATGTGACCGCGCGCGAGCTCGTGCGCGTCGTGCGACCGGGCGGGACGATGGTGCTCGCCTGCTGGACCCCGGGCGGCTTCATCGGCCGGGTCTTCAAGACGATGTCCCCGTACCTCCCGAAGCCGCCCGCCGGCGCGATGTCGCCGCCGCTCTATGGCGACGCGGACCATGTTCGCGAGCTCTTCGAGGACGCCGGCGTCGAACTCGCCTTCGAGACCCATTTGGCCATCTTCTGGGGGGAGTCCCCGGCCGGCTTCGTCGAGTACATGGCCCGACCACTACGGGCCCATCCTGAAGGCGCGGGCGCGGCTCACCCCGGAGGGGCGCTGGGACGGGCTGCGGGCGGACCTGATCGCCCTGTGTGA
- a CDS encoding MFS transporter: MRPLLSRIAGRHPRLAPLVLAVIAAQSMLVVLAPTIVDIGQAFGTSVGTVGHARAIAAASAVAASLVIAGVIDRLDLRRLLAAGACLAVVGSATIATAPSLGVFLAAHGVSGIAFACLLSAGLTGVAAFPREQTARAMGYLIAGNALAWIIAAPLAGQLTEGISWRAAQAVPCTLALAALAASRGVMSPPVEASRGRRMGLLGVVVERQARWWLVAELAAWFVWASELTYGAAFLIQHHSVSQSAAGVAFAAAATAFFLGSVRSASLVRRFARRRLIASAALAMSALIFLQFNVAPSIWVTLALLTLIALCAGMRASTSAGLGLAQMPDRPGTMMTAQTAVTQFGYLLGALAGAGMLGSSSYAALGLVLGGAMLLCAVLFTRVTDPLEFERVGERRHPTRNRPVGTRVPLAAEWAR, translated from the coding sequence ATGAGACCGCTTCTTTCCCGTATCGCCGGCAGGCACCCGCGGCTGGCCCCGCTCGTGCTGGCCGTCATCGCCGCGCAGAGCATGCTCGTCGTGCTGGCCCCGACCATCGTCGACATCGGACAGGCATTCGGCACATCCGTCGGCACGGTCGGCCACGCCCGCGCGATCGCGGCCGCCTCGGCCGTCGCCGCGTCTCTGGTGATCGCTGGCGTCATCGACCGACTGGACCTGCGGCGCCTGCTCGCCGCCGGGGCCTGCCTGGCCGTGGTGGGTAGCGCGACGATCGCGACGGCCCCGTCGCTCGGCGTCTTTCTCGCCGCCCACGGCGTGAGCGGGATCGCCTTCGCGTGCCTGCTTTCGGCCGGTCTCACCGGCGTGGCCGCGTTCCCGCGCGAGCAGACGGCCCGGGCGATGGGCTACCTGATCGCGGGCAACGCCCTGGCCTGGATCATCGCCGCACCGCTGGCGGGGCAGTTGACGGAGGGCATCTCGTGGCGCGCCGCGCAGGCGGTTCCGTGCACGCTCGCCCTTGCCGCGCTGGCCGCTTCGCGCGGCGTGATGTCGCCGCCCGTCGAGGCCTCACGCGGGCGGCGTATGGGATTGCTCGGCGTGGTGGTCGAGCGGCAGGCACGGTGGTGGCTGGTGGCCGAGCTGGCGGCCTGGTTCGTGTGGGCCAGCGAGCTGACGTACGGCGCGGCCTTCCTCATCCAGCACCACTCCGTGTCGCAGTCGGCGGCCGGCGTCGCGTTCGCCGCCGCGGCGACGGCCTTCTTCCTCGGCTCGGTGCGCTCGGCATCGCTGGTCCGGCGCTTCGCGCGCCGGCGCCTGATCGCCTCCGCCGCGCTCGCCATGAGCGCGCTGATCTTCCTGCAGTTCAACGTCGCACCCTCGATCTGGGTCACGCTCGCGCTGCTCACACTCATCGCGCTCTGCGCGGGAATGCGCGCGTCGACCTCGGCCGGTCTCGGGCTGGCGCAGATGCCCGATCGCCCCGGCACGATGATGACGGCCCAGACGGCCGTCACCCAGTTCGGTTACCTGCTCGGTGCGCTCGCCGGCGCGGGAATGCTGGGCTCGTCGAGCTACGCCGCCCTCGGGCTCGTCCTCGGCGGCGCGATGCTCCTCTGCGCCGTGCTGTTCACCCGCGTCACCGATCCGCTCGAGTTCGAGCGGGTCGGCGAGAGGCGTCATCCGACGAGGAACCGGCCCGTCGGGACGCGGGTCCCGCTCGCGGCGGAGTGGGCGCGCTGA
- a CDS encoding glycosyltransferase — translation MRVLFCCRPAYGHVYPLLPLAAACRDVGHDVLWGTGEGFVKRLEAFGFRVQRVGISIPEADERVLREQPELGDLPREERFRIGVAVFGDVLPRHTIADLLPLLHEAAPDLVVYDETDAGAPIAAAIAGIPATAHSLGRQVPEMVRRAVVAPLHQVWHEYDPGAAPHDFFTANAYIDICPPSLQDPDASHAGERILLRPDSPPDVGGELPDWVTGERSRPLVYVTLGTYVHGQVDSLRAAVEGLGALAVDALVTVGPDGDPAGLGPLPDSVRVERFVSQAALLARVDVVAHHCGSGTMLGALWHGLPQLAMPHGADQFANAQALLDSGAGRRLLPEEITAEAVAEAVRALLVEPEYREAARGLAAEIAAMPSPTEVVCDLERLRAG, via the coding sequence ATGCGTGTGCTGTTCTGCTGTCGGCCGGCGTATGGGCATGTGTACCCGCTGTTGCCGCTGGCGGCGGCGTGTCGTGATGTGGGTCACGACGTGCTGTGGGGTACCGGTGAGGGTTTCGTCAAGCGCTTGGAGGCATTTGGCTTCCGAGTGCAGCGCGTCGGGATTTCCATCCCTGAGGCCGACGAGCGCGTCCTGCGCGAGCAGCCCGAGCTGGGCGACCTGCCTCGGGAGGAGCGCTTCCGCATCGGCGTGGCCGTGTTCGGCGATGTGTTACCGCGGCACACGATTGCCGACTTGCTGCCGCTCCTTCACGAGGCCGCCCCCGATCTCGTGGTCTACGACGAGACCGACGCCGGCGCCCCGATTGCGGCGGCCATCGCGGGGATCCCGGCGACGGCCCACTCGCTCGGCCGCCAGGTCCCAGAGATGGTCCGGCGCGCAGTAGTCGCGCCATTACATCAGGTGTGGCACGAGTACGACCCGGGCGCCGCGCCTCACGACTTCTTCACCGCCAACGCCTATATCGACATCTGCCCACCGAGCCTGCAGGACCCCGACGCGTCCCACGCCGGAGAGCGGATCCTGTTGCGTCCCGACTCCCCGCCCGATGTCGGCGGGGAGCTGCCGGACTGGGTGACCGGCGAGCGCTCGCGGCCATTGGTCTACGTCACGCTCGGTACGTACGTCCACGGACAGGTGGACTCATTGCGAGCGGCGGTGGAGGGTTTGGGTGCGCTGGCCGTCGATGCGTTGGTCACCGTCGGGCCCGACGGCGACCCTGCGGGTTTGGGGCCTCTCCCGGATTCGGTGCGGGTCGAGCGCTTCGTGTCTCAGGCAGCGCTGCTGGCGCGCGTCGATGTGGTCGCGCACCACTGCGGCAGCGGAACCATGCTCGGTGCCCTCTGGCACGGATTGCCTCAGCTCGCGATGCCCCACGGTGCCGATCAGTTCGCTAACGCTCAGGCCCTTCTCGACAGCGGCGCGGGCCGCCGGCTGCTGCCCGAGGAGATCACTGCGGAGGCGGTCGCCGAGGCGGTGCGCGCGCTTCTCGTCGAGCCCGAATACCGGGAAGCGGCGCGTGGGCTGGCCGCCGAGATCGCGGCCATGCCCTCGCCCACCGAGGTGGTGTGCGACCTGGAGCGACTACGAGCAGGGTGA
- a CDS encoding 2,5-dihydroxypyridine 5,6-dioxygenase → MPVARGAALPLRYSRPVSEREGLEMETLSAFAELFRRQLELSGVTPDESVVVLSRGESFPRHVDASLAAARGIGATVEHVRIGSAGPDWVGLRTIAVPELFEQPSAVEAMKAADLVVDLVFLLYAPQLHEILAAATRVLTAFDPQENLERLFPDRSLRERVEVAEELINGASEMHITNAAGTDVTYKLNQYGVVTEYGFNDTPGRWDLWPAGFLLTGGDDDGVDGKVVVAPGDALVLPWMQFVREPIEFTIEKGRIVDLRGGVEADVLSEYLAGFNDPDAYGVSHIGWGLNEKASWAALATAPYGSIGMDSRSYYGNVMFSTGPNIELGGNNMTAAHIDLPMRRCDLYLDGEPIIREGKILMEQMQPR, encoded by the coding sequence GTGCCCGTCGCGCGCGGAGCCGCGCTGCCATTACGATACTCGCGGCCTGTGTCCGAGAGGGAGGGCCTCGAGATGGAAACCCTGTCCGCTTTTGCGGAGCTGTTCCGCCGCCAGCTCGAGCTGAGCGGGGTCACGCCCGACGAGTCGGTCGTGGTGCTGTCGCGCGGCGAGTCGTTCCCGCGTCACGTCGACGCGTCGCTGGCGGCGGCGCGCGGTATCGGCGCGACGGTGGAGCACGTGCGCATCGGCTCTGCCGGGCCTGACTGGGTCGGTCTGCGCACCATCGCGGTGCCCGAGCTCTTTGAGCAGCCGTCGGCGGTCGAGGCGATGAAGGCGGCGGACCTGGTCGTCGACCTCGTGTTCTTGCTGTACGCCCCGCAGCTGCACGAGATCCTCGCGGCGGCAACGCGGGTGCTGACCGCGTTCGATCCGCAGGAGAACCTCGAGCGCCTGTTTCCGGACCGCTCGTTGCGTGAGCGCGTCGAGGTTGCCGAGGAGCTGATCAACGGCGCGAGCGAGATGCACATCACGAACGCGGCGGGCACCGACGTGACGTACAAGCTCAACCAGTACGGCGTCGTGACGGAGTACGGGTTCAACGACACGCCCGGGCGCTGGGACCTGTGGCCGGCGGGCTTCCTGCTCACGGGCGGCGACGACGACGGCGTGGATGGCAAGGTGGTGGTCGCGCCGGGCGACGCGCTCGTGCTGCCGTGGATGCAGTTCGTGCGCGAGCCGATCGAGTTCACGATCGAGAAGGGCCGGATCGTGGACCTCCGCGGCGGCGTGGAGGCCGACGTCCTGTCGGAGTACCTCGCCGGGTTCAACGACCCCGACGCCTATGGCGTGTCGCACATCGGCTGGGGGCTCAACGAGAAGGCGAGTTGGGCGGCGCTGGCCACCGCGCCGTACGGCAGCATCGGCATGGATTCTCGCTCCTACTACGGCAACGTGATGTTCTCCACCGGCCCGAACATCGAGTTGGGCGGCAACAACATGACCGCCGCGCACATCGACCTGCCGATGCGTCGATGCGACCTGTACCTCGACGGCGAGCCGATCATCCGCGAGGGAAAGATCCTCATGGAGCAGATGCAGCCGCGCTGA
- a CDS encoding AfsR/SARP family transcriptional regulator, which produces MPSLHAWELLWAEPAPRTRVRLCGRLKVEIDGQEPALPSGQGASLLGYLLASPEREADRSQLIEVLWPYRAPRDPYAALRPILSRLRGALGRAALEGRKRIRVRLPEPV; this is translated from the coding sequence ATGCCCTCCCTCCACGCGTGGGAGCTCCTGTGGGCCGAGCCGGCGCCCCGGACCCGGGTGCGTCTGTGCGGGCGCCTGAAGGTCGAGATCGACGGTCAGGAGCCGGCCCTACCAAGCGGCCAGGGGGCATCTCTGCTCGGCTACCTGCTCGCGAGCCCGGAGCGCGAGGCCGATCGGTCGCAGCTGATCGAGGTGCTCTGGCCGTACCGCGCGCCGCGTGATCCGTACGCGGCGCTGAGGCCGATCCTGTCGCGCCTGCGCGGGGCGCTCGGCCGTGCGGCGCTCGAGGGTCGCAAGCGCATCCGGGTCAGGCTCCCCGAGCCGGTCTGA
- a CDS encoding cysteine hydrolase family protein: MDRFNGLDVPESLDDALHPQTLALLVYDMQVGVLGQISNADVVLANVVSLLGAARERRVRTIFLRHFFMPTRLAGTYALRQAKIWQHHSRAADTRPLIPYGSPGFQLAPELVPQDNEAVIDKVTMSAFEGTPLDIVLRDCGVRAYLIAGVALEVGIDPTVRHSADLGYVPVVVRDACGAGNAEAAQRSLRSLEFAGDAMIADTAEVCTILARLPVADLP, encoded by the coding sequence ATGGATCGGTTCAATGGGTTGGACGTCCCGGAGTCGCTGGACGACGCCCTGCACCCGCAGACCCTCGCGTTGCTTGTCTACGACATGCAGGTTGGCGTCCTCGGACAGATCTCGAATGCCGACGTCGTGCTCGCCAATGTCGTGAGTCTGCTGGGCGCGGCGCGGGAGCGACGGGTGCGGACCATCTTTCTGCGCCACTTCTTCATGCCGACACGCCTGGCGGGGACGTACGCCCTGCGCCAGGCGAAGATCTGGCAACACCATTCCCGCGCGGCGGACACCCGTCCCCTCATCCCGTACGGGTCGCCGGGCTTCCAACTCGCGCCGGAGCTCGTGCCGCAGGACAACGAGGCCGTCATCGACAAGGTGACGATGTCGGCATTCGAGGGCACACCGCTCGACATCGTGCTGCGCGATTGCGGGGTGCGGGCATACCTGATCGCCGGGGTAGCGCTCGAAGTCGGCATCGACCCGACGGTTCGCCATTCGGCCGACCTCGGGTACGTACCGGTCGTCGTGCGCGACGCGTGCGGAGCGGGCAACGCCGAAGCCGCACAACGGTCGCTTCGCTCCCTTGAGTTTGCCGGGGATGCCATGATCGCGGACACGGCAGAGGTCTGCACGATCCTGGCTCGCCTGCCTGTGGCCGACTTGCCTTGA
- a CDS encoding PP2C family protein-serine/threonine phosphatase has product MQNRSSLPLGLRTLLAAVEDAPPFSASDVVGERLASALGAGEVSFLIADFSGHALIRLGHSGSSAATRTQGDETAERVPLTGSSPGRALASQAVELEHGVDGTRVFAPVTNRGEAIGVLELLLAQAPDEDVLAEVAAAAHVLAYVVIANRRFTDLFEWGQRSVPLSLAAEIQHRLLPSAYTCEAGQFTLAGWLEPAGNVGGDTFDFALERGALHVSMTDAMGHEVNAALLATVLLASLRNARRAGVGLVEQARLANLGLADNARGDGFVTGLVARIDLDAGTATIVNAGHPLPLRLRDGRVERVELEVDPPFGTVRDHAYRVQPLPLEPGDRLMFFTDGMLERNTTTVDIETMVATGAQMHPREAVQHLTQAILEATGGALNDDATALCLDWHGGPARDRTSVFGANQ; this is encoded by the coding sequence ATGCAGAACCGCTCATCGCTGCCGCTGGGCCTGAGGACGCTGCTCGCGGCCGTTGAGGATGCGCCACCCTTTTCGGCGAGCGACGTCGTCGGCGAGCGCCTCGCGAGCGCACTGGGAGCCGGCGAGGTCTCCTTCCTCATCGCCGACTTCAGCGGCCACGCGCTGATTCGCCTCGGCCATTCTGGCAGCAGCGCAGCTACCCGCACGCAAGGTGACGAGACCGCCGAACGCGTGCCTTTGACGGGAAGCTCGCCGGGACGCGCATTGGCCTCCCAGGCCGTCGAGCTCGAACATGGTGTGGACGGGACCCGAGTGTTCGCGCCGGTCACCAACCGGGGAGAAGCCATCGGCGTGCTCGAACTTCTGCTCGCCCAGGCGCCGGACGAAGACGTGCTGGCGGAGGTCGCGGCGGCCGCGCACGTCTTGGCGTATGTGGTCATCGCCAACCGCCGGTTCACGGACCTCTTCGAGTGGGGGCAGCGCTCGGTCCCGCTCTCGCTCGCCGCGGAAATCCAGCATCGTCTGTTGCCGAGCGCGTACACGTGCGAGGCCGGCCAGTTTACGCTCGCGGGCTGGCTGGAACCCGCCGGCAACGTCGGCGGCGATACCTTCGACTTCGCGCTGGAGCGCGGCGCCCTGCACGTCTCGATGACCGACGCCATGGGGCACGAGGTCAATGCCGCGCTGCTCGCGACCGTCTTGCTCGCGAGCCTGCGCAACGCCCGCCGGGCGGGGGTCGGACTGGTCGAACAGGCACGCCTGGCCAACCTCGGACTCGCCGACAACGCCCGCGGGGATGGGTTCGTGACCGGCCTAGTCGCACGCATCGACCTGGACGCCGGGACGGCGACCATCGTCAACGCCGGTCATCCGCTGCCGCTGCGGCTACGCGACGGACGTGTGGAGCGCGTCGAGCTCGAAGTCGACCCGCCTTTCGGAACCGTGCGCGACCACGCGTACCGCGTTCAGCCGCTGCCACTGGAGCCGGGCGACCGTCTCATGTTCTTCACCGACGGCATGCTGGAGCGCAACACCACCACTGTGGACATCGAGACCATGGTCGCGACTGGTGCGCAGATGCATCCGCGAGAAGCCGTCCAGCACCTCACGCAAGCCATCCTCGAAGCGACCGGCGGCGCACTCAACGACGACGCGACCGCGTTGTGCCTCGACTGGCACGGAGGACCCGCGCGCGACCGGACCAGCGTCTTCGGCGCTAATCAGTGA
- a CDS encoding cupin domain-containing protein → MTITPTIAGYTTTHDLTRARRVSVSSSRVATDEGGVARGCHRRHLGRDAAPDGTGAFAVRLRWMADWKKRNFEDIEDRSPAEVPIRWLFSRDEVESTQVGVSRFSYEPGARMPFGHRHGVQEEVYVVVSGSGRAKLEDEIIEIALWDVLRVAPQVIRSFEAGPDGMEMICVGGKRPEGGDNEGFKDFWLDW, encoded by the coding sequence GTGACGATCACACCGACGATCGCCGGCTACACCACAACACACGACTTGACTCGCGCGCGCCGAGTGTCTGTCAGCTCAAGCAGGGTCGCGACCGATGAAGGGGGCGTTGCGCGCGGTTGCCACCGGCGGCATCTGGGGCGGGATGCCGCGCCGGACGGAACGGGTGCGTTCGCGGTTAGGCTGCGCTGGATGGCCGACTGGAAGAAGCGGAACTTCGAGGACATCGAAGACCGCAGTCCTGCTGAGGTGCCGATTCGGTGGCTGTTCTCACGCGACGAGGTGGAGTCGACGCAGGTCGGCGTAAGTCGCTTCAGCTACGAGCCCGGCGCGCGGATGCCATTCGGGCATCGGCACGGCGTGCAGGAGGAGGTCTACGTCGTCGTCTCCGGCTCCGGACGCGCGAAGCTCGAGGACGAGATCATCGAGATCGCGTTGTGGGACGTCCTGCGCGTCGCACCGCAGGTCATCCGGTCGTTCGAGGCAGGTCCCGACGGCATGGAGATGATCTGCGTCGGCGGCAAACGACCCGAGGGCGGCGACAACGAAGGCTTCAAAGACTTCTGGCTCGACTGGTAG
- a CDS encoding BTAD domain-containing putative transcriptional regulator, giving the protein MDVAEATAVLTSARTAAKSQDRATTRAHAQAALSLLQPCFLPGMDDEWVHTRRLETEELELEALEWIARASLGLGSAELGPAQRAARELVARSPFRETGHRFLMEALAADGNVAEAMRVYDDLRVRLRDELGAAPAAEMQALHQRLLAGESGRRAVAEQPPAAALPRRLSPPERSIFVARGRELEVLRTAWNDARAGTRRLVLVGGEPGIGKTRLAQEFARSAYLDGTVLYAACQEEALVPYQPFVVARPLGRRLDAVRALAARTLQTSRRTGNRWDEWASRQLAARVCAVRGQHQRAVDLLDAALDIVVVGGAPYFELWVRPELARALCDIGRVEEAREHVDRCRTILEGGEDWRARAGMTAVAAGIVLAHEGRSSDAARVFAEGRALLARHRLIGDEADLLHQWGRSLAAPDRLDEAADLYRRHDVGRLWFERVSADRRQLG; this is encoded by the coding sequence ATGGACGTTGCCGAGGCGACGGCCGTCCTCACATCGGCACGGACGGCGGCGAAGTCGCAGGACCGGGCCACGACACGCGCGCATGCGCAGGCCGCGCTGAGCCTGCTCCAGCCCTGCTTCCTGCCGGGCATGGACGACGAGTGGGTGCATACGCGGCGGCTCGAGACCGAGGAACTGGAGCTCGAGGCGCTCGAGTGGATCGCCCGCGCCTCACTGGGCCTCGGCAGCGCAGAGCTCGGCCCTGCGCAGCGGGCGGCGCGCGAGCTGGTCGCCCGTTCGCCGTTCCGCGAGACGGGTCATCGCTTCCTGATGGAGGCCCTCGCCGCAGACGGCAATGTTGCCGAGGCCATGCGCGTCTACGACGACCTGCGCGTCCGGCTGCGCGACGAGCTGGGCGCCGCGCCCGCGGCGGAGATGCAGGCGCTGCATCAGCGCCTGCTCGCCGGCGAGAGCGGACGGCGCGCCGTCGCCGAGCAGCCGCCGGCTGCCGCCCTCCCGCGCCGGCTGTCGCCTCCCGAACGCTCGATCTTCGTGGCCCGGGGCCGCGAGCTGGAGGTCCTGCGCACGGCCTGGAACGACGCGCGCGCGGGAACCCGGCGGCTGGTCCTCGTGGGGGGCGAGCCGGGCATCGGCAAGACCCGTCTGGCGCAGGAGTTCGCGCGCTCGGCGTATCTCGACGGAACCGTGCTCTATGCCGCCTGCCAGGAGGAGGCGCTCGTTCCCTACCAGCCGTTCGTCGTTGCTCGACCTCTGGGACGGCGACTCGATGCGGTCCGTGCGCTCGCCGCCCGCACGCTGCAGACGAGCCGGCGGACCGGGAACCGCTGGGACGAGTGGGCCTCGCGCCAGCTCGCGGCCCGGGTCTGCGCAGTGCGCGGTCAGCACCAACGGGCGGTCGATCTCCTCGACGCAGCGCTGGACATCGTGGTCGTCGGCGGTGCCCCGTACTTCGAGCTATGGGTACGACCCGAGCTCGCACGCGCGCTCTGCGATATCGGGCGCGTCGAGGAGGCACGCGAGCACGTCGACCGCTGCCGCACAATCCTCGAAGGCGGTGAGGACTGGCGGGCACGGGCGGGGATGACCGCGGTGGCCGCAGGGATCGTGCTCGCGCACGAGGGACGGTCATCCGACGCCGCGCGCGTCTTCGCCGAGGGCCGCGCGCTGCTCGCGCGCCACCGCTTGATCGGTGACGAAGCTGACCTGCTGCATCAATGGGGCCGATCGCTGGCCGCGCCGGACCGGCTCGACGAAGCGGCCGACCTCTACCGCCGGCACGACGTCGGCCGCCTCTGGTTCGAGCGCGTCTCCGCGGACCGGCGGCAGCTCGGCTGA
- a CDS encoding transposase has protein sequence MAARLRARRAPRMSRSQRHRHRRSGTRCDLVVTQRMRDRAPRRRRRQAPDGPHRQRRHPGPRPARRRPAQRHPAGPGWRPLRVHAPRPGHAPHGREFYRQRQITVEPVFAQIKFNRAIRRFQRRGRAACRSEWRLIAATDDLLKLHSHRPAAATPLWRQGRLPPPRSSLALDNSHSAASDSVTELPDSLRPQR, from the coding sequence ATGGCAGCGCGGCTCCGCGCGCGACGGGCACCGCGGATGAGCCGCTCTCAGCGCCATCGGCACCGGCGCTCGGGCACGCGCTGCGACCTCGTCGTGACCCAGCGCATGCGGGACCGCGCTCCACGACGCCGGCGCCGCCAGGCGCCAGATGGACCACATCGTCAGCGACGGCATCCAGGTCCTCGTCCCGCCCGACGCCGGCCTGCGCAACGACACCCGGCCGGGCCGGGATGGCGGCCCTTACGCGTTCATGCGCCGCGTCCTGGCCACGCGCCGCACGGCCGCGAGTTCTACCGGCAGCGACAGATCACCGTCGAGCCGGTGTTCGCCCAGATCAAGTTCAACCGCGCGATCAGACGCTTCCAACGCCGCGGCAGAGCCGCCTGCCGCAGCGAATGGCGACTGATCGCCGCCACTGACGACCTGCTCAAGCTCCACAGCCACCGACCCGCCGCCGCAACACCCTTATGGCGGCAAGGACGGCTCCCGCCGCCCCGTTCGTCGTTGGCACTCGACAACTCGCACAGCGCAGCCAGCGACTCCGTCACGGAATTACCCGACAGCCTCCGTCCACAGCGATAA